One Klebsiella electrica genomic window, AGTTCTCATCGCATTTAATGATGCCGCGTGGCCGGAAGCAACCTTAAGTCGTAGGGGACACGAGATTAAAGATCAGGCCCCTGGCAGGGCAATAAAAAAACCTGCATAAACATTAAGTTGATGCAGGTTAGTTGATGCTCACTCTTGCGTACCGGTGAATCGTTACTTGCCGATACAGAAGCTGGAGAAAATGCGCCCCAGCAGGTCATCAGAGGTAAATTCACCGGTGATTTCGCTCAGCGCCTGCTGCGCCAGCCGCAGCTCTTCGGCCAGCAGTTCGCCAGCCCAGGCGCCAAGCAGCTGCGCTTTGCCCTGCTGCAGATGACCAGCGGCTTCTGACAGCGCCTGCAGGTGGCGACGGCGGGCGAGGAAACCGCCTTCCATGTTGGTATCGAAGCCCATGCTCTGCTTGAGGTGGTTGCGCAGGACCTCTACGCCCTCACCGGTACGCGCCGACAGTCGAATCAGTGAGTGGCCATTCACTTCACTGATACCCAACGTTTCGCCGGTGACGTCAGCTTTGTTTCGGACCACGGTAATCGGCAGTTTCGCCGGTAAACGCTCGATAAAGTCTGGCCAGATTTCCGCCGGGTCGACGGCGCTGGTGGTGGTGCCGTCGACCATGAACAGGACCCGATCGGCTTGTTCTATCTCCTGCCAGGCGCGTTCGATGCCGATGCGCTCTACCTCATCATTGGCATCGCGGAGTCCTGCGGTATCGATAATATGCAGCGGCATGCCGTCGATATGGATATGCTCGCGCAGCACATCGCGGGTGGTGCCGGCAATATCGGTTACGATCGCGGCTTCGCGCCCGGCCAGCGCGTTCAGCAGGCTCGATTTCCCGGCGTTCGGGCGACCGGCGATAACCACCTTCATGCCTTCGCGCAGCAG contains:
- the mnmE gene encoding tRNA uridine-5-carboxymethylaminomethyl(34) synthesis GTPase MnmE, yielding MSHNDTIVAQATPPGRGGVGILRISGLKARDVAQAVLGKLPKPRYADYLPFKDTDGTPLDQGIALWFPGPNSFTGEDVLELQGHGGPVILDLLLKRILTLPGVRIARPGEFSERAFLNDKLDLAQAEAIADLIDASSEQAARSALNSLQGAFSARVNHLVEALTHLRIYVEAAIDFPDEEIDFLSDGKIEAQLNGVIADLDAVRAEARQGSLLREGMKVVIAGRPNAGKSSLLNALAGREAAIVTDIAGTTRDVLREHIHIDGMPLHIIDTAGLRDANDEVERIGIERAWQEIEQADRVLFMVDGTTTSAVDPAEIWPDFIERLPAKLPITVVRNKADVTGETLGISEVNGHSLIRLSARTGEGVEVLRNHLKQSMGFDTNMEGGFLARRRHLQALSEAAGHLQQGKAQLLGAWAGELLAEELRLAQQALSEITGEFTSDDLLGRIFSSFCIGK